The following proteins come from a genomic window of Leptospira bandrabouensis:
- a CDS encoding adenylate/guanylate cyclase domain-containing protein — protein sequence MDLEKEEIVRVLVLEPQKKSYDTISQLLAEWFGDYIELTWRSVFENGAEEIKKAQYDLLITEIQFPELEDSPESVLEMIMDLAGPSELPVVVFTKAEGKQLPIHAFQLGINEYFGKRRLKKNVLEHRFRNLFREVYRKKVVSIQMDDSLKRFQDLYGMNQSEIQDLNSMVKKFKKELEKEYEEKLNLETEKKKMQNVFGMYVDPIIVESLMNNTLSLDQKGKEQEVSVLFSDIRGYTTLSEKMKPEQVISFLNEYFTAMTEVILGYGGMIDKYIGDSIMCLFGAPVFQEDHRQNALDCAVEMVQVFELWQPKWEQIYGFVPQIGIGLASGKAIVGNVGSFQKLSYTAVGDTVNMASRLESIAKPMEVYVSEGLYNFLPEEYANKYKYEELEPVKIKGKEGLHRILSVKPI from the coding sequence GTGGATTTAGAAAAAGAAGAAATCGTTCGTGTACTGGTCTTAGAACCACAAAAAAAATCGTATGATACCATCTCCCAACTACTCGCCGAGTGGTTTGGAGATTACATCGAACTTACTTGGCGCTCTGTTTTCGAAAATGGAGCCGAAGAAATTAAAAAAGCTCAATACGATCTTTTAATCACAGAAATCCAATTCCCCGAATTAGAAGATTCTCCTGAATCCGTTTTAGAAATGATTATGGATTTAGCTGGTCCATCCGAACTTCCTGTGGTTGTATTCACAAAAGCGGAAGGAAAACAATTACCAATCCATGCTTTCCAACTAGGTATTAATGAATACTTCGGCAAACGAAGGTTAAAGAAAAATGTATTGGAACATCGATTCAGAAATTTGTTTCGAGAAGTTTATCGTAAAAAAGTAGTCTCCATTCAAATGGACGATAGCCTAAAACGATTCCAAGATCTTTATGGTATGAACCAATCTGAAATTCAGGATTTGAATTCGATGGTGAAAAAATTCAAAAAAGAATTAGAAAAAGAATACGAAGAAAAATTAAATTTAGAAACCGAAAAAAAGAAAATGCAAAATGTTTTCGGGATGTATGTTGATCCTATCATTGTTGAAAGTTTGATGAATAACACACTCTCCCTTGACCAAAAAGGAAAAGAACAAGAAGTTTCTGTGTTGTTTTCGGATATTCGCGGTTATACGACACTTTCTGAAAAAATGAAACCAGAGCAAGTCATCTCATTTTTGAATGAATACTTCACGGCAATGACAGAAGTGATTTTAGGTTATGGTGGGATGATCGATAAATATATTGGTGATTCCATTATGTGTTTGTTTGGTGCTCCTGTTTTTCAGGAAGATCATAGGCAGAATGCTCTAGATTGTGCTGTAGAAATGGTCCAAGTGTTTGAACTTTGGCAGCCGAAGTGGGAACAAATATATGGATTTGTGCCACAGATTGGAATTGGCCTCGCATCAGGAAAGGCAATTGTTGGGAACGTAGGATCGTTTCAAAAACTTTCTTATACGGCCGTTGGTGATACAGTTAATATGGCAAGTCGACTAGAATCCATTGCAAAACCAATGGAAGTTTATGTATCAGAAGGACTTTATAATTTCCTTCCAGAGGAATATGCTAACAAATACAAATATGAGGAATTAGAACCCGTTAAAATCAAAGGAAAAGAAGGTTTACACCGAATTCTCAGTGTAAAGCCTATCTAA